In one window of Hymenobacter nivis DNA:
- a CDS encoding CDGSH iron-sulfur domain-containing protein, translating to MATKLTVLSNGSLRVEGEDFELVDAQGQPYGLGGRQRISICRCGLSNQKPFCDGSHKGHFEHAAVAFDLPAPKA from the coding sequence ATGGCCACCAAACTCACGGTACTTTCCAACGGCTCGCTGCGCGTAGAAGGCGAAGATTTCGAACTCGTTGACGCCCAGGGCCAGCCCTACGGCCTCGGCGGCCGCCAGCGCATCAGCATCTGCCGCTGCGGCCTTTCCAACCAAAAGCCGTTCTGCGACGGTTCGCACAAGGGCCACTTCGAGCACGCCGCCGTGGCCTTCGATTTGCCCGCACCTAAGGCGTAG
- a CDS encoding GNAT family N-acetyltransferase: MPTPPALPRIAPATLRDIPTIIQLAEGTWEPTYRFILSREQIEYMYRVIYTPAALKRQMAEQHHTFLLAHVDGQPAGFASFGPQPPAEGGSAEATPTEYKLHKIYVLPTQQGQGLGLHLIEAVEEAVRRAGGHTLDLNVNRYNPALSFYERRGFVQQREEDVPIGPYFMNDFIMRKTL; the protein is encoded by the coding sequence ATGCCTACCCCGCCCGCGCTGCCGCGCATTGCGCCCGCCACCCTCCGCGACATTCCCACCATCATTCAGCTGGCCGAGGGCACTTGGGAGCCCACTTACCGCTTCATCCTCTCGCGCGAGCAGATAGAGTACATGTACCGCGTCATCTACACACCTGCCGCCCTCAAGCGGCAGATGGCTGAGCAGCACCACACATTTTTGCTAGCGCACGTGGACGGGCAGCCGGCCGGCTTCGCTTCCTTTGGGCCCCAACCACCGGCCGAAGGGGGCTCCGCCGAAGCCACACCTACCGAGTACAAACTCCACAAAATCTACGTGTTGCCCACGCAGCAAGGCCAGGGCCTGGGCCTGCACCTCATCGAAGCCGTGGAGGAAGCCGTGCGCCGCGCCGGCGGCCACACCCTCGACCTGAACGTGAACCGCTACAACCCCGCCCTTAGCTTCTACGAGCGGCGCGGCTTCGTGCAGCAGCGCGAAGAAGACGTGCCCATCGGCCCGTACTTCATGAACGACTTCATCATGCGCAAAACGCTTTAG
- a CDS encoding acyl-CoA-binding protein, which produces MTTQEEFETAAQHAQQLPGKPANAVLLQLYALYKQATDGDVAGNRPGGFDFKAIAKYDAWAAQRGLSKDAARQQYVELVGELAG; this is translated from the coding sequence ATGACGACCCAGGAAGAATTCGAAACCGCCGCCCAGCACGCCCAGCAGCTGCCCGGCAAGCCCGCCAATGCGGTGCTGCTCCAACTCTACGCCCTCTACAAGCAGGCCACCGACGGCGACGTAGCCGGCAACCGGCCCGGCGGCTTCGACTTCAAAGCCATTGCCAAGTACGACGCCTGGGCCGCCCAGCGCGGCCTCAGCAAAGACGCCGCCCGCCAGCAATACGTGGAGCTGGTGGGCGAGCTGGCGGGATAA